A genomic window from Strix uralensis isolate ZFMK-TIS-50842 chromosome 20, bStrUra1, whole genome shotgun sequence includes:
- the TMEM248 gene encoding transmembrane protein 248: MFNINLLENLKVYISSRPPLVVFMISVSAMAIAFLTLGYFFKIKEIKSPEMTEDWNTFLLRFNDLDFCISENETLKHLINDTTTPESTVTSGQARSSTQSPQTLEDSGPINISVTITLTLDPLRPFGGYSRNVTHLSSTIFGHQIGLSGRESHEEINITFTLPAAWNSDDCVLHGHCEQVVFTTCMTVTAASNVFPVTVQPPHCVPETYSNATLWYKIFTTARDSNTKYAQDYNPFWCYKGAIGKVYHALNPKLTVIVPDDDRSLINLHLMHTSYFLFVMVITMFCYAVIKGRPSKLRQSNTEFCSEKVALSEA, from the exons ATGTTCAACATAAACCTGTTGGAGAACCTGAAGGTTTACATCAGCAGTCGACCTCCGCTTGTGGTCTTTATGATCAGTGTAAGCGCTATGGCAATAGCTTTTCTGACACTGGGTTATTTCTTCAAAATCAAGGAGATCAAGTCGCCAGAAATGACAGAG GACTGGAATACTTTCCTCCTGAGGTTTAATGATTTGGACTTCTGTATATCTGAGAATGAAACCTTAAAGCATCTCATCAATGATACCACAACTCCAGAAAGTACCGTGACCAGTGGACAGGCGAGATCTTCTACACAGTCTCCACAGACTCTTGAGGACTCAGGTCCAATAAACATCTCTGTTACAATTACATTGACGCTGGACCCACTCAGACCATTTGGTGGATATTCTCGCAATGTCACACATCTAAGTTCCACAATTTTTGGACACCAGATTGGACTCTCAG GCAGAGAATCCCATGAGGAGATAAATATTACATtcaccctgcctgctgcctggaaCTCAGATGACTGTGTTCTTCATGGCCACTGCGAGCAGGTTGTGTTCACAACTTGCATGACTGTGACAGCAGCCAGCAATGTATTTCCTGTCACAGT tcAGCCACCACATTGTGTTCCTGAAACCTACAGCAATGCTACACTTTGGTACAAGATCTTCACCACAGCAAGGGACTCTAATACAAAATATGCACAAGATTATAACCCTTTCTGGTGTTACAAAGGAGCAATCGGAAAAGTGTATCATGCTTTAAATCCCAAACTAACTGTTATAGTTCCAGAT GATGATCGTTCTCTAATAAACCTGCATCTCATGCATACCAGTTACTTTCTTTTTGTGATGGTGATTACAATGTTCTGCTATGCAGTTATTAAAGGCAGACCAAGCAAACTGAGGCAAAGCAATACAGAATTCTGCTCTGAAAAG gtTGCTTTGTCAGAAGCATAA